In Carnobacteriaceae bacterium zg-84, the genomic window CAACGCCGTTTTCATCTACATATTTTACAATAACAGAACCTGCTTTTTCATACACATACGTTACCGTTGTTTCAGGTTTTTGAATGGTTCCTTTTTCAGGATCTGAACCCTCTTTTACTGGTTTTTCTATTGGATAGTAAACTGTGCCATCTTCTGCTGTTATTTTAGGTTCTTTTTTATCCGGTGTTTCATAATATGTTCCCATTGGAGATTCTGGTGTATCTTCAACAGGTTTTTTAATTTCTTTACCGCTTGTATCTTCGTATTTAACAGTCACTTTACCTTTTTTCACTTCTTCTGGTATGACTTCTTCATACACATAAATAACATGTGTTGTACCTTCTAGAACTGTTCCTGTTTCATCAGGTACAACGTGATCAGTATCAGATTTTTGAACAATCACTTTATTATTTACTACATTACCCTTTGATATTTCTTTATATTTATATGTTTTATCACCATTTCGAATAAACACTGGTTTTTCTAATGTGTCTTCATTCGTATTATAAGGTTCACCTACTTTAGCATTTGTTGTATCGTTATAAATAGAATGAATTACATCTCCGTTTGTATTGACATAGTGTACAACAACATGCCCTGTTTTGTCTTCTTTGAGTTTATACACATATGTTACTTCTGTTATACCTTCAACAACATTACCTTCTTCATGACCTTTTGTTAAACTTGGTACCAATTCATATATTTTACCATCTTTTTCGATTTCTTTTGGTTTTTCAACGTCATCTGTACCGGTATTGTATGGTGTGCCTACTGATGAGGATGGTGTATCTTCTCTATCTTCTTTTAATTCGTTTCCGTCCATATCCACATAGTGAACAATAACTTTACCTTTTACTTCACGGTACTCATAAGTCACATGTGTTGGTTCTTCTGTTACGGTTCCTGTTTCAGGAGAATTTCCTGGCTTACCTTCTTGTAATCTTACTAATTCATAGATTTTTTTGTCATCCGTGTAGATTCTTGTAGGTTTATAATCATCTGTATTATATTCTGTTCCTACAGGTTCGCTTGGAGTATCAATTACTTCTTTTGAAATAATTTTATCTGTACCTTCTTCAACATAATGAACAATTACTGAACCATTAGGTTTTACAACTTCTCTATAATAGTATGTAATATGTGTCGTTCCCTCCACCACGTTACCCACTGGGCTACCTTGTGTCATCGCTTCAACTAATTCATATTCTTTACTATCAAAAGTAATTTTAGTAGGTCTTTCTTGTTCTCCATCTTCTGTTGTTTGAGTAGCATCATATCCTGTTCCTACAGAAACTGGGTTTGTATCTACATAATCGCCTTTTATAGTTACACTATCATCCAATCGTTTATAGTGAACAACAACATCACCTTTAACTTCTTCATAAACATAAATAACTGTTTGTGTTCCTTCGATAACAGTTCCCTCTTCTGCAGCACTAGATGTTAAATGACCATTTTTATCTACTTGACCTACTGTGTATGGACCTGCTTTTTTAACTAGTTTATACGTTTTACCTTCTTTTGTAATAGTTTCAGGTCTTAAGTCAACTGTATTATATTTGCTCTCAATGGCACCTTTAACTGTATCATCAGCTTGTGGAGCAATTTCTTCCCCGTCAACTGTTTTGTATTGAACAACAACATTACCTGTAACTTCCTCGTAGACATATGTAATGGTTTGTGTATTTTCTGTAACGGTACCATCGATTGCATCACTAGATGTTAAATGACCATTTTTATCTACTTGACCAACTGGATAAGTGTCTGCTTTAACGACTAAACGATATGTTTTGCCTGCAGGTGTTGTAATTGTTTCTGGTCTTAATTCAGGTGTTAACGTATTATACGCTTCGTTAATTGGACGGTCTTTTGCCGCATCTCGTTGAGAAACAACAGCTCCGTCTTTTTCAAATGAAAGAGGTAATCCGTCAACAGTTTTGTAATTTACTACTACATTTCCTTTAATTGCCTCATAAACGTAAGTAACATAACGTGTTCCTTGTGCAACTGTTCCTTTTGGATTTACACCCGTTGCATCGGTTAAAGACACTAAATCATTTTCTGAACTATCTGCTACTAAGTTATTATCTGCACCTACAGTTCCAACAGTATAAGGTCCTTCTTTTTGTACTAAGCGATAAGTGATATTATCTTTTTCAATTAGTTCTGGTTTCAATGTACTATCAGTTGTATCATATTCTGATCCAACAGGTTCATTTGATTTTGCTACAACACTATCTTTATCTTTCAGTAAATTGCCATCTACGTCTACATAATTCACAATAACTGAACCTTTTCCTAAAACTTCATCTGCGTTTGGAGAACTTGCAGGAACACCTGATGCTGCTGCTGTAAAGTCATAATATAAATATTTTCCAGTTACACCACCTTGTACCTCAGATTCTTCATTAGTAGCAGAATCTACAAATTTGTAACTGAAAATATCTGTAGTGCCAGCAGGTGCTGGATTTGGGTCTGAAAAGTTTGTAACAATACGAGACGATTTACCAAGTGCTACGTCATCATCTAAATTCAATGCACCTAAAGTTAAATAACCTGGTTTACTATAGTCACCAAAGAAACTTAAATTAATAGTGCGTCCATTATCTGTAATACTATCAATAATATAATACATATTATCTGGTGTTACATATAATTTTCCATCATTTGAGTTAGCTTGTCTTTTACCATCTACAGAATACGGTGCCCATTTAACTGGAAGCTTTTCGTTGATACGCATTTTATCCGCTGGGAAAGTAAATGCACCTGGTTCACCCGGATTTTTTGTTGACGTAAAGCTCATTTTAAACCCTTGAGGAAATCCACTAACTTGTCCGTTGATAACAGCAAATCCTTCAGCCGTTAAATCTTTAAAGAATCCAATATTTTTAAGATTTTCGTCTGTTTTATTAGCACCTTGTGGACGATAATCCCAAATTGTAAGGTCAAATGAACGATAAGTTCTATCTGCACTACTATTTAACTCATGTTGTTTTGCTGTACCATTTTTTTCATCAAATGCTGGAATTGTAAATTCTTTTGCAAAAACTGGATTACCGTTTACAGATATTTTAAATGTTGATTGTCTATCATCTGTTGAAAAAATCACTTCTTTTGAAACACTAAATGACATTTCTGCTTTTACATTTAATAAGCCTTCAACATCATCTGTAAAAGTCACTTTATATTTTCTTCTAGAAGATAAGATATCGTTACTATGTGCCATGTTAAAACGTGTAGCGTCTGTAGCATTTGTTGCTTTCATAATGTCTGTTTCATAGCCCATTTTTTCAACAGTTGCAATAGTATATTGTTTTCCAGATGTATCTTTAATAATAAAAGCAGACGGCATTTCAATTGCATTATTTTCTGATTCTACAACAAAATAATCACCTTTATGTAATTTTTGATCACCAAAATCAAAGGCTACTTTTGATCTGTTGTAAGCAGTTGGTGGTTGACCAGTTGCTGATAAATTTGGTGTAACTGTAACTGTTGGTGTTACTTCTTTTCCTTCATATTTTGTTCCAGAATCACTAGCTGCCACTGCACTTGCTGTTGTTTCTGTTGCTACAACATTCATAATAGGCGCAGATAATAATAGCGTCCCTAAAAGAACAGAACCCACACCTGTTGTAAACTTACGTATAGAAAAACGATCTTTTTTTCTATTAAACATTTCTTTTATTTCCTCCTAAGTTTTATTTCCATACCTTATATTATATTTTTTATTTATACATTATCTTCCAATCCCTTTTACGTTAAGAAAATAGTTATCTATTCTTTTTTTAAAACTTAACCTGTTTACCTCTATTCATTTTTTCTTCTTTGTTTCATCTTCTTTATCAATAAACCTATTCTATTATTATCATTTTCCTAGACCTATGTCTCCAATATCTTCTTGAACATTGTCGACTACAAAAAGTTGTGCGTCTATCAAGTTCTCCCTCTTTTGTTATGACTACTTTCTCACATCTTCTACAAGTAAATGTTCTGCTTTTGTATAAATTAGATTCTGTTGTCTTTCTCTTAATACATCCCTTTTTATATGATAGTTGATAGCAGGCATATATTTTCTTTTTCATCGTCTGCCTTATTATCTTATTATCAAGTCCTCCTTCCATATTTCTTGACACATACACTGTCCTTTTACCTAGACATTTTCGGACAAATTATATCTATAAATTTCCGAAAATAAAGAAATTGTTTTCAAATATCATTTCAAAAAAACTGTATGATGTAGAGAGGAACTATCAAACATTTCCACCCTCCCCCTTTCTACCTATTATTATAAACATTTGTCCGCAAATGTCTAGGTTTTTAGGCAATCATTTTATATTTATTACCCACTTTTTTCTAAAAAAGAACTTATTTATAAGTAAAAAATCAACTTTTTACTCAAATACTAAAAAAACTTTTATTTAAAAAGACAAGCAAATATTGAAAATGAATAAAAATAAAGAAAATCTCTTCTAAAATTTAATAAATCAGGAAAAATACATGATTACACTAACCTAATAACCAAATAAAATATTGCTTATATTTTGTCCTAGTCAAAATTAATACGAGGTATCAAACAAAAAATACAATAATCAACTAAATATTCATTTCATATCTTCAATTGTAAAGTAAAGTGCAAAAAACGATAATCACTTTCTTTTTTGCGGGGTTAATAACCCAATAATAAAAACCAAGGTTTTCTAGTCAAGGCGAAAAACAAAGTGTGCCTTGACGGGAAACCTGTTTTTATTAAACGATGAACCTACCCGCAATAAAAATAACTCTGCAGGTGCACGATAACCTAATTTACGTCGTATTTTATGACTCAAGCAGGATTCTATTTTACGAATAGTTGACTTTTTAACGGTGTTGATAGATTTACCCTTAGGTAAAAACTCCCGTATCTGTCCATTATGATTTTCATTAGTACCACGCTCATAAGATGAATAAGGGTGTGCGTAGTAAATATTTAAATGTTTTGATTCTAATTCAGATAACGATGCGAATTCTGAACCATTATCAGATGTTATACTCTTGAAGGTTGATTTCCCATATTGTTTAAAAAATATTCTTTAATGTCCGTAAAACACATTGTGCTGTTTTACCATTCATTTTACATATAATTGTATAACGTGTTTGTCGTTCTACTAACGTTAATAATAGAACTTCATTTTTCGTTTTCTTAAATAAGACCAAATCAATTTCCCAATGTCCAAATTCTGTACGATTATTCGCTACGGCTGGTCGATTTTCGATAGAGGTTCCCATGTTTTTCTTGTATGTTTTGGTGGGCTCTTTTTTCGGTCGTTTTCTAATGCTTACCATTTTGGGTAAAGCAATTGGTTTGATAGGGATAATACCTTAATGGACAAACGTATAAACCGTTTTCGTACAAGGGACTTTTTCATTAGGGTGATTTAGGCGATACCAATGTACAAAGGTATCAATACTGTGTATTCTGTATGTTTCAGTGACTGCCTGTTGTAAGTCTTTGAAAAATTGCTGACTAAATTTTTCAGTTAAATCATGATGATATTTATTTTGTTGCTTAGCTTTATAAATATGATGGCTTGTTTCAGCGTAATATTTTAGTTCGTCACGTTGAATACCATTTCGATGAACCATTTGATTAACGCTTCCTCGTTTGATTTCTCTATAGATTGTGGATACATTTCTTCCGAGTCGTTCAGCGATATATCGTATTGACTTCTTTTCGTTTAATAACGTTTCAATTTTTGTATGTTCAACCAATGATAGCTGTGTATATTGTTTTTTTGTGTTATAATTTATTTCAGACATGATAATGACCTTTCTAATGTTGTAGTGGATTTTAGTAAGTTAATTATCTGTCTTTTTTTGTCTACTTTTATATATAAAGTTTATACAAAATCGTGTTGGTGGATTATTCCCACCCACACGATTTATTATAGAGCCCATAAAATTAGGGTTGCTGGCTTATGCCAGCAACCCTAAAAATTATACAGCCGAAAATAACAAATCATCCTAGTGCTTCTTGCACTAGGATGATTTGTTATGTCAGACTGTTGACAATAGCGATAAAAAATCCAACGTATTTCTCCAGTTTTGAAAAATACGTTGGATTTTGCATTTAAAAATGATAAATAAAGAACTATATTGTAAAAAATGGCTATCTCTCGTGAGTAGGATTGCCATTTTTTTCATGTTTTGGGCAGCACAAGATAACCAAGTGTACTGCTGCATCTTGGCTACTCCTCTATATTGTGCAAACCGATACCCATGATTTTGTTTAGAGTCTGCAAAGCTACGCTCAATCGTTTCTTTCCGTCGTTTATATAGTGCTTTCCCAAACGTAGATAATCGACGTTCACGACATCTATCGTATACATCAGCATCTATCGCTCGACGTAGTATCCGTTTATTACTGTTATCGCTTATACGATACTGCTTATATCCTTGTCTATCAATGTTTCTGTAGGTGTAAATTTCTCCCGTACGTGTATCCGTAAAACAATCTCTAGATGAATCATATCGAAAAAACTTATGGTCAGGATTGCGATGAAAACGTCTATACCCAATCACAGAAAATATCTTTTGCTCTTCTAAAAATTTTAAAATGTTTTTTATAATATCCGCTATCTAACGCGACACAATTCACATTAAAATGAAATGTTTCATTATATGTGTTAATCGTGACACATACGGTACACTATCATGCACGTTCCCCGGTGTAATAAAGCAGTCTACAATAAAATTGTGTTTACCATCGACACTACGATGGTCTAAGTACATAAATCCTTTTTCTTTATTATCCCGATGGTAATAGCCGCTTTCTTTATCAGTCGTACTTTCTTTTATGTTTTTAGAGATGATTTTATCTGTGTAGCTAAAAGGCTTTTTTCCAATAGCTTCTCGTTCGGCGTTGATTTCGTTTTCTAAATCTCGTTTACGTTCTTGAACCACTTCAATAACAGCGTTTCTAAATTTATTTTTATTGGCGTTTGCTTTAATGTGTGTGGAATCTGTGAATAAAGCTGTCCCACTAATTAAATGATGTGAGATAGCTTGGTGTACAATAGTATTAAATATATCTTCAAACACAGACGTCCCTTGAAAACGGCGAATATAATTTTGAGAGAAAGTAGAATAATGTGGGGTAGGTTTAGAGAAAGGGAGGTTTAAAAACCATCTAAACGCTACATCCGTTTCGACACGTTTAATGGTTTCTCGCATGGATTTAATGCCATAAATATCTTTTAAAAAGACCAATTTAAATAAAACAACAGGGTCTAAACTATTGCGACCATTCGTATGACTATAATAAGGAGAAGTAATTTCATAAATAAAGTTGAAATCAATTGATTTATCAATTTTACGTAGTAAATGGTCTTTTGGTACTAATTCGGACAATGTGTTTAATATGATTTCATCATTTGGGTGAGTTTCTTTATAAAACATCGATTTTTCCCTCCTTTTTCTTATCTCTATTATACCACTTTTAAGCGTTATTATCGTATCAGACGTTGTGGTACGAATGGCTTCGTTCTCGCACGTAGTAGAGAGCGAGCGATGTATCGTGTACATCGTGGTAAGCCGGACAACTTAACGTCTGATACGAAAAAAGACTGTCGACATTTTAATTTGTCAACAGTCTGAAATAACAAATCATCCTAGTGCTTCTTGCACTAGGATGATTTGTTATGTGTTTTATTTAGCATACTCCACTGAACGCAATTCGCGTATCACTGTTACTTTAATATGCCCTGGATATTCTAACTCAGATTCAATTTTCTCTTTAATATCACGTGCCAATAAAGCTGTTTGATCATCGTCCAATACATCAGGTTTAACCATGACACGTACTTCACGACCTGCTTGTATGGCAAAACTTTTATCAATACCTTCAAAACTATTTGAAATTTCTTCAAGTTTTTCTAAGCGTTTAATATAGTTTTCTAATGAATCACTTCTAGCACCTGGTCTTGCAGCAGATAACGCATCTGCAATGGCAACAATCACTGCAATGACTGAGGTAGCTTCAACATCACCATGATGGGAAGCAATGGCATTGACAACAATAGGATTTTCTTTATATTTTTGAGCAAATTCAGCACCAATTTCCACGTGTGATCCTTCTACTTCATGGTCTAAGGCTTTTCCTAAGTCATGTAGCAATCCTGCACGTTTTGCCAAATTAACGTTTTCTCCTAATTCTCCAGCAATGATACCAGATAAACGAGCCACTTCAATACTATGATTTAAGACATTTTGTCCATAACTTGTTCTGAAATATAAACGTCCCAATATTTTAATTAAATCAGGATGTAATGTATGCACACCTACATCAAAGACTGCTTTTTCCCCAATATCTCGAATGCGTTCATCCATTTCTTTTCTAGATTTTTCAACCATTTCTTCAATACGAGCCGGATGAATACGTCCATCTTTCATGAGTTTTTCTAATGTCATTTTAGCAATTTCACGACGTACTGGATCAAAACCACTTAATACAACAGCTTCTGGTGTATCATCTATAATAACATCAATCCCTGTTAACGTTTCTAATGTACGAATATTTCGTCCTTCACGCCCAATAATGCGACCTTTCATTTCTTCATTTGGTAAAGAAATAACTGATACAGTATTTTCAGAAACTAAATCTGATGCCGTACGTTGAATAGCTTGTAAAATAATATTTTTTGCTTGACGATCGGCTGTTTCTTCTGCTTGACGTTGTGACTCTTTTACCAAAACGGCACGTTCATGTTTTAATTCTTCTGTTAGTTTTGTTAAAATGATTTCTTTTGCTTCATCAGATGTTAAAGATGCAATATTTTCCAATTCTTGTTGTTGTTGTGCAATCAATGATTCTATTTTTAATTGCTCTTGTGACAATACTTCAGAACGTTGAGATAGTACCTTTTCCTTATCATCAATCGTTTGCTCACGACGAGATAAGTTCTCATCTTTTCTATCTAAATTTGTTTCACGCTGAACAAGTCTTTTTTCTTGTTCAATGACATCGTTTCGACGTTCTTTTAACTCTTGATCTATACTTGTACGATATTGTTGAATTTCTTCTTTTGCACCTAATAATAAAGCTTTTTTCTCAGATTCCGCATCTTTTAATGTCAAATCCGCATTCTTTTTAGCATCTTCTAATAAAAATTCGACTGTACCACGTGTACTTGCCAATTTTTTTTCATAAGATAATTTTCTAAAAATATATCCTGCCCCTATACCAAGGATAGCAGCTACTAAAATAACAATGATAGTAGAGGTTGCATCTCCTTGTGGGATTAAACCACTAGGTCCCATATCGACACCTCCTATCATATTTATTTTTTTATTTTTACTAAATAATACATAATGACATACGACAACTTAGCCGTACACCCTTACATTTTATAGATAATATAGTCCCTTGTCAAATATTATATGGTCATTTATCTACCCTTTTTTAAATGCTCCAATTCTTCAATTGTTAACTCTCGATATGCTCCAATTGGAAGTGTTTCATCTAATTGTAAACTTCCCATACTCAATCGTTTTAAAAAAACAACTTTATTATTCAATGCTTGAAACATACGTTTTACTTGATGAAATTTTCCTTCTTGAATCGTCACGAATACACAATACGAATCTTTTATCGTGAGCTTAGCAGGCAAACATTTATAGCCGTCTTCTAATATGATGCCTTCTTCAAAAGAAAGTACTAAATCTTCTTGAATTGGATATTTTAGATGTACTTCATATCGTTTATCAACATGCTTTTTAGGAGATAATAAATCATGTGCTAAAGCACCGTCATTTGTCAATAATAATAGACCTTGTGTATCCTTATCCAATCTACCAACAGGTGCTACTCGATGATACCTTTTATCCAACAAATCTAAAACTGTTTGATGTATCTTATCTTCTGTTGCACTTACCACACCTTGTGGTTTATTTAACATAATATAGTCGTATTCTGTATAGTGATATACTACCCCTTGGCACATAACTTCATCTTGTTTTCCATCTATTTTATCATCTGCTTTTTTAGCAATTTCTCCATTTACTTGGACTTGTTTCTTTTTGATTAACTCTCTAACATCTTTTCGTGAGCCAACACCCATGTCTACTAAAAATTTATCTAATCTAATCATCTTTTTCTACCTACTAACACAATAAAATCACACTGGTAACCCACTGTGATTTTATTGATTTATTTACTTCCTAATAAAAGTTTAAATGCAATTCTCAACGCTTGATCTGTCGATTGACAATGTTCTTTTTCAAGTTGAGGTAAGACTTTTTTAATTTCACGTTCCGAATATCCTAATCCTAATAACGCTTCTTTCGTTTCTGCTAAAATTGGTGATATTTCTAAAACAGGAATATGATTTTCCAAAACAGGTTTCGATATATCAGTAAACTTCCCTTTTAAATCTAACACTATTTGAGCTGCCGTCTTTTTCCCAACACCTGGAAACTTCGTCAAATAAGTAACATCATTCGTTTCAATAGCCTGTATCAATCCCTCACTATTATCACTCGCCAAAATGGACAACGCACTTTTTGGACCAATCCCCGATACGCTAATCAATTTCAAAAATAATTGTTTTTCTTCTAATGACTTAAATCCATATAACGTAATGGCATCTTCTCGAACAGCTTGATACACATACACCGTTATATCTTGTTTGAGCATTTCTTGCAAACCGAATGCATTCGGCATAAAAATCTGATAACCAACACCATGCACCTCTACAACTACATACGTTGGATAAATCGACACTAACTGTCCTTTTACATACTCAAACATTATTTCACCACTAATTTCGTTGTATCTGCATAGTTTAATATTTTTGTTGCACATTGCACCAATATACTTAAACGATTGTTCCGAACTTCTTCGTTTTCAACCAACACCATATTATCATTAAAGAAAGCTGTAATAGGTTGTGTCAACATTTTTAAACTATCATAAGAAACATGCTCTACTTGTTGCATCACTTGTGCCAGTACTTTTTCACTATCCGTTTCAAATAAATCTGATACGATGTTTATTTTTCCGAAGTTTTCTATATCATGCGATTTTTTAGCAAGGTTTAACACACGAGATACAGCCTCGATTGTTACTTTAAAATCAATTTCTTGCGTATGCTCTTGCAAATCTTTGGCATTATGGATAAGCAATGGAATATTTAATGTTTGACTCGCTAAAACAGATTCAATCACATCATAACGAATATCATAACTTTGTAATTTTTGTTGTAAACGTGCCAAAATAAATTGTCGTAATAACTCTACAACGTCACTATTTTCAACGTGGTATACTGTTTTTAAAATAGTTTCAAATAAAGAAACCATATCGATTTGCCAATTTTCTTTTTCAAAAATAGACACAATACCAATGGCTTGACGACGCAATGCGTACGGATCATTCGAACCACTTGGTATCATTCCTTTTAAGAAGAAACTAATCAATGTATCTAGTTTATCAGCAACAGCCAACAATGCTCCAGATATACTTTCTGGTAAAGCACCGTCACTTGATAAAGGCAAATAATGCTCTCTAATGGCTTGTGCCACTTCTATACTTTCACCTTTATCTAAAGCATATTTTTCACCCATAATTCCTTGTAATTCTGGGAATTCACCAACCATATTTGTCACTAAATCAAATTTATAAATTTCTCCTGCTCTTACAGCATGTGTCACATCAATTTGTAACAAGTTTGAAAGAACTGTTAAAATGGCTCTTGTATTTGACATTTTGTCATAGACAGATCCAATTTTCACATGGAAGTTAACATGTTTTAGTTTCTCAACTGCTTGTGCAATCTGAATTTTAGCATCTTCTTTTGTAAAGAATAGCGCATCTTCTAAACGTGCTACCAACACTTTTTCATTTCCTTTAACCACATTATCTAAATGTTGATCATTCCCATTTCTAACAGAAATAAAGAATGGTAATAATTGACCTTCTTTATTTTTAACATAGAAATAGCGTTGGTGCTCTTTCATTGTGGTGATAAGCACTTCATCAGGTACAACCAAATATTTTTTGTCAAATGTTCCAAAAAATGCAGTTGGATACTCCACAATGCTTGTTACTTCTTCAAGCAACTCTTCATCTAATTCCACAACCCAATCATTTTCTTGTGCTAACGCATCAATTTGTGACACAATCAATGATTTTCTATCTTCTTGATTAACTAACACATATTCTTTTTCTAACTGTGAAACATAGTCGCTTGGTGTCAAAACTGTCGTTTCTTGTCCTAAGAAGCGGTGGCCTCTTGTTGTTGTACCTGTTTCTACACCCAAAATATCAAATGGAATGATAGTATCTCCGTAAAGAGCGATTAACCAATGAATAGGACGAATATATTTCAACGTATGATTGCCCCATGTCATTGAAATCGGAAAAGTCATTTTTAAGATTACATCTTTTAAACCAGACAAAATAGATAATGTATCTTGTCCTTTAATTGATTTTTTAACATGAACATACTCAACACCTTTAATATCCTCAAAGAAAATATCATCTGTTGATAATCCTTGCCCGTTGACAAAACCAATAGCGGCTTTTGTCCATTGACCTTGTTCATCTAAAGCAATTTTTTTTGCCGGACCTTTGGCAACTTCTTCTATATCTTCTTGTTTTTCAACAACTTCTTTAACAATAACTGCCAAACGACGAGGTGT contains:
- a CDS encoding MucBP domain-containing protein, with the translated sequence MFNRKKDRFSIRKFTTGVGSVLLGTLLLSAPIMNVVATETTASAVAASDSGTKYEGKEVTPTVTVTPNLSATGQPPTAYNRSKVAFDFGDQKLHKGDYFVVESENNAIEMPSAFIIKDTSGKQYTIATVEKMGYETDIMKATNATDATRFNMAHSNDILSSRRKYKVTFTDDVEGLLNVKAEMSFSVSKEVIFSTDDRQSTFKISVNGNPVFAKEFTIPAFDEKNGTAKQHELNSSADRTYRSFDLTIWDYRPQGANKTDENLKNIGFFKDLTAEGFAVINGQVSGFPQGFKMSFTSTKNPGEPGAFTFPADKMRINEKLPVKWAPYSVDGKRQANSNDGKLYVTPDNMYYIIDSITDNGRTINLSFFGDYSKPGYLTLGALNLDDDVALGKSSRIVTNFSDPNPAPAGTTDIFSYKFVDSATNEESEVQGGVTGKYLYYDFTAAASGVPASSPNADEVLGKGSVIVNYVDVDGNLLKDKDSVVAKSNEPVGSEYDTTDSTLKPELIEKDNITYRLVQKEGPYTVGTVGADNNLVADSSENDLVSLTDATGVNPKGTVAQGTRYVTYVYEAIKGNVVVNYKTVDGLPLSFEKDGAVVSQRDAAKDRPINEAYNTLTPELRPETITTPAGKTYRLVVKADTYPVGQVDKNGHLTSSDAIDGTVTENTQTITYVYEEVTGNVVVQYKTVDGEEIAPQADDTVKGAIESKYNTVDLRPETITKEGKTYKLVKKAGPYTVGQVDKNGHLTSSAAEEGTVIEGTQTVIYVYEEVKGDVVVHYKRLDDSVTIKGDYVDTNPVSVGTGYDATQTTEDGEQERPTKITFDSKEYELVEAMTQGSPVGNVVEGTTHITYYYREVVKPNGSVIVHYVEEGTDKIISKEVIDTPSEPVGTEYNTDDYKPTRIYTDDKKIYELVRLQEGKPGNSPETGTVTEEPTHVTYEYREVKGKVIVHYVDMDGNELKEDREDTPSSSVGTPYNTGTDDVEKPKEIEKDGKIYELVPSLTKGHEEGNVVEGITEVTYVYKLKEDKTGHVVVHYVNTNGDVIHSIYNDTTNAKVGEPYNTNEDTLEKPVFIRNGDKTYKYKEISKGNVVNNKVIVQKSDTDHVVPDETGTVLEGTTHVIYVYEEVIPEEVKKGKVTVKYEDTSGKEIKKPVEDTPESPMGTYYETPDKKEPKITAEDGTVYYPIEKPVKEGSDPEKGTIQKPETTVTYVYEKAGSVIVKYVDENGVEIKTSKDAERNEKPGKHYDTTTTTLRPNKIEKDGKTYVLVSKGLDYKVGEVDENGRLVKGDLAAGSVESDVEKVVTYVYKLENTTPTEKLGKYVPYIPKDPKKPTDPNDPLSPTNPTTGKDIDPVPYDATPKNPKDNPPLRDVEGYVPVNPKDPKTPLTPVDPKNPTKGYIPPEIKNPDDSTVDTPVPYVPAGTVKVHYVDESGKVIQDPTVDTPKSPVGTGYNTNEDEKEIPEVITGKDGKQYILVKVKDEDKDKQKGEVIQGNIDVTYIYKLVETGKPGIPPVIPTPEQPKSDKPLTPTKPSEQPSGKVTSPVLPHTGETGQHAMFYGATALGLGLMVAALRKRLEEEAE
- a CDS encoding IS30 family transposase, encoding MFFKQYGKSTFKSITSDNGSEFASLSELESKHLNIYYAHPYSSYERGTNENHNGQIREFLPKGKSINTVKKSTIRKIESCLSHKIRRKLGYRAPAELFLLRVGSSFNKNRFPVKAHFVFRLD
- a CDS encoding IS30 family transposase; this translates as MVSIRKRPKKEPTKTYKKNMGTSIENRPAVANNRTEFGHWEIDLVLFKKTKNEVLLLTLVERQTRYTIICKMNGKTAQCVLRTLKNIF
- a CDS encoding helix-turn-helix domain-containing protein; translation: MSEINYNTKKQYTQLSLVEHTKIETLLNEKKSIRYIAERLGRNVSTIYREIKRGSVNQMVHRNGIQRDELKYYAETSHHIYKAKQQNKYHHDLTEKFSQQFFKDLQQAVTETYRIHSIDTFVHWYRLNHPNEKVPCTKTVYTFVH
- a CDS encoding transposase, whose protein sequence is MIGYRRFHRNPDHKFFRYDSSRDCFTDTRTGEIYTYRNIDRQGYKQYRISDNSNKRILRRAIDADVYDRCRERRLSTFGKALYKRRKETIERSFADSKQNHGYRFAQYRGVAKMQQYTWLSCAAQNMKKMAILLTRDSHFLQYSSLFIIFKCKIQRIFQNWRNTLDFLSLLSTV
- a CDS encoding transposase; the protein is MFYKETHPNDEIILNTLSELVPKDHLLRKIDKSIDFNFIYEITSPYYSHTNGRNSLDPVVLFKLVFLKDIYGIKSMRETIKRVETDVAFRWFLNLPFSKPTPHYSTFSQNYIRRFQGTSVFEDIFNTIVHQAISHHLISGTALFTDSTHIKANANKNKFRNAVIEVVQERKRDLENEINAEREAIGKKPFSYTDKIISKNIKESTTDKESGYYHRDNKEKGFMYLDHRSVDGKHNFIVDCFITPGNVHDSVPYVSRLTHIMKHFILM
- the rny gene encoding ribonuclease Y is translated as MGPSGLIPQGDATSTIIVILVAAILGIGAGYIFRKLSYEKKLASTRGTVEFLLEDAKKNADLTLKDAESEKKALLLGAKEEIQQYRTSIDQELKERRNDVIEQEKRLVQRETNLDRKDENLSRREQTIDDKEKVLSQRSEVLSQEQLKIESLIAQQQQELENIASLTSDEAKEIILTKLTEELKHERAVLVKESQRQAEETADRQAKNIILQAIQRTASDLVSENTVSVISLPNEEMKGRIIGREGRNIRTLETLTGIDVIIDDTPEAVVLSGFDPVRREIAKMTLEKLMKDGRIHPARIEEMVEKSRKEMDERIRDIGEKAVFDVGVHTLHPDLIKILGRLYFRTSYGQNVLNHSIEVARLSGIIAGELGENVNLAKRAGLLHDLGKALDHEVEGSHVEIGAEFAQKYKENPIVVNAIASHHGDVEATSVIAVIVAIADALSAARPGARSDSLENYIKRLEKLEEISNSFEGIDKSFAIQAGREVRVMVKPDVLDDDQTALLARDIKEKIESELEYPGHIKVTVIRELRSVEYAK